GTATTGACTCTTGTGAAGGAGACGTATCCTGTGCAGAAGGGAGAGACGGTTCTTGTGCATGCGGCTGCTGGTGGAGCGGGGTCGCTGATGGTGCAGGTGCTGAAGAGCATTGGGGCGAATGTCATCGGTACCGCTGGTGGTGAGGTTAAGTGTGCTTTGGCTCAGAGTCTGGGCGCGGATACGGTCATCGATTACCGGGCTGAGGACTGGGTGAGCAAGGTGAAGGAGGTTACTGGGGGTAAGGGTGTGGATGTTGTTTATGATTCTGTGGGCAAGGATACGTGGGAGGGTGCGTTGGAGGTGATTAAGAGGAAGGGGACGATTGTTTGGTTTGGAAATGCGAGTGGGCCGGTGCCGCCTTTGCCTATTCAGTgagttttctttcttttccctgGATGGTGGTTGTGATGATGCTAATGCCAGTGATTTAGGAAACTCTCGCCCAAAAACCTCAAGGTCGCCCGTCCCCAGCTGTTCGGGTACATTGAGACTCGCGAAGAGTATGAGTTCTACACTAATGAATTGTTCGCGCTGCTCAAGTCGGGTCAGCTCAAGGTCAAGGTTCACAATGTGTATCCGTTGGAGCAGGCTGCGCAGGCTCATATCGATTTGGAGGGACGCAAGACTACCGGCAAGCCTCTTCTGAAGCCGTAAATACGTACATAGGATATCTTCACGACGATTGAATTGAAAAGCATTCTGTGATATCATGCTATCTTGCCTAAGCTGCCTCAGATGCAATCCTCTGCTTCCTGCTCCTCGTTTCTTGCTCCAGATTCACCCTTgccatcctcatccttgtCTTCGGTATCCTCTCCATTCACCAAATcctttggcttcttccaTCCAAACATGAGATCATTCACCAGCACCGTGTAAACTGAGCTATACGCCGTGAAGATCTCATCAAAGAAATGCAGTCCGCAGTTCAGCTCGAACACCGACGTGATCACCTTCATCCCTGGATAGCATTCCTTCAGCAGGTCTTCCTCGAGAAAGAACTCAAACTCATCCACGGGCTGATTTCCCGACTCCCATTCCTTCCGTTCTTCAGGACTGAGGTCGTACACAGGCTTGCCTGGGTCACGATACGCTTTACCCAGCAATCGTCCGATGGGGTGCAGATCAGAAGCGTGGTGCTCGTAGAATTCCCGAGTGTCATCATCAGGCATTATCACGGCCGTCACTTCGAACCCGTCAATATCTTCAATTCGCATAGCTCGCAGACTGTTCTCGTTCGCAAGCCGCTGGAAACGGTGGGCCTGCTCATCGGTTCCGGCACCCACTAGGGCAAACTTGACCACTTTGCGCGCGATTTCGTTGGTCATGCGCACCGTATCATCTTTGGGGTTCAACCACTGGTCGTCTTCGACATAGTTATCGAAAAAGAAGCCACCGAAAAGGGTCGAGCTTGCCCTATTAAAGTCGCCCGGGGATTTCGCGGTCAATTGCTGATTGCGCCAGAGTTCCTTGCCCGCGATGTCGCAGGACTTGCGAGCCTCATCGATGTTCGCGTTGTATTCCGGGCAGACGTCGTGGTACATAAGGTACGAGAGAAAGTTGCGGATCGTAACGATGGCCATCTTAATCATGTCTTCGGATTCGGGGTTGAAGTAGTATGGGAAGTAAGAGGTTCTGTTGGGTTAGTCTCCCTTCAGCGTCTGTTGGTGGTGACACTTACAGATAACCCTTGACCACGGCATTAAAGTCAATCACCAGATCGGCTCGCTCCTGCGCAATGCTCGCTTGGCCTCTCGTCAAGAGGATCTCCTCGTTGTCCATTTCCCTTAGATCGTGGTCATCCACACCGCCAAACATCTTAGGGCCGACGTCCACGCCTCCGTACGCCAGGTACTTGGTGAAAATCTCTCGACGGTCCGATTCAATACGACGGTTTTTCTGGAAGCGCAAGATTGCGTCCTCCATGCGGCTGTGGAGCGTTAGCTCACTGCAAAGTGTTTGAAAGCCATGACTTACTGAATGATAGGCCGGGTCTCATCGTAAATATCTCGCTCCTGGCTATACTGCTCGGGGGTAATAGGTGCATCGACGTAGTACTCCTCAAAACCGGTTGGTTTGGTCTAACCTGTCAGCAGCTTTACCAGTAGCGAGGTAGATAAGCTTACCCTTCCACGCTTGCTCTTGGACTTCTTGCTCCTccacttttttttcttctcttgccGCGTGGGATGAACCCAGTCGACCGTGATGTTATTCTCCTCATTTCCTTCCTCGTCCGCATCGCCAACCCGGAGCTGCTGGGAAGGGTCGGCAGCAGACCGGGTGTCTTCTTTGGGAGAATCGGGCTGCGGGTTGTCGTTAGTGACGGTACGGATGCGGAGGCCCTGGGACTGGATCTGGGAGTCGCCTGGAACCTCCATGTTGTCTTGTCTTGTTCTTTGATTCCGGGATAGTTCGTGGGAAAAGAtaaagaggaaagaagggaatgagCAATAGATGAAGAGATATTGAGTAGGAAAGCAAAGAATGGATAGAAGAATAGCTAATCTACTCTGTATAGCAGATATTCACTACAGTAATAGGACAATATCTGATTGAGCGCGTGAAGCAGGAAGTGATGGTAAAAGGGCAGGTATCTGGTGAATTGTTCAGGTTAGACTGTATGTTTCCATCCACTATACAGAAGTACTCTGTTTGCTGCTTGTCTGCATTTCTTTGTTTGACATGATCCatacgaagaagaaaagaaaacgcaATAGAAAACAGATAGATCAGGTCAGTTCAATACCAATGGTAGTCGTATCTACAAGTACTCCATAGTTATACTTCAGGTCAATGGCCGTAATAGGAAATATATACTTTCGGGCTCCATGCTGAATTGAGAAGACTCTCAAGAAACCGTCGCGAGCCCTTCAAAATCTGGTGTTATTTAATTATATTCTCCGGTGCTCTATTCTTCTAATCAGATCTAGTTTTCATTAAATGGCACGATAATACTGCAATTACTCAAGTTTGCCTGTATGCCTCTATCTCTCGTCCCGCcaatatcatcatcagcaAACAACCTCACTTCCACCAGTAATTCCCTCTATTTTGAGTCTATTTACTCCCCCtcaattctttttcttctctccaaCTGACCTATATCCTGTCCGGCGTATTACCGAACATTCCCTCCTTTGCGGGCAATTAACTGAATCGTGATCAGCTCTTCCCACTGATCGCCGTCGGCCGTCGCGTGCCTGTCAGCTGAATGTGCGAATATCCCAGCGGCTCAGCTGAACCTGTGAGACTTGCTTGTTTATTTATTCGGCTTATTTCCCGACATCTCTTCACGTTTCAGCAATTAAAAACCCCCGCgcgaagaaaaagcaaacaaaaTGCCATCGCCGTCGAAATCGGAAACTCTCGAGCACGACAACTTTGTCGCTTTTGACCACGCCGCTGCTGGACAGTAAGTGTCTTTCCCATGGATTGGGAGAAAATACAGAGAATCCGGTAATGTGCTTCGCATACTAACACCATCGCAGCGACGGCGTCCGCTGCACCCTCTCCGGCTCCTTAATCGCAAAGCCGTGCACCCCCGCGGAAGTCGAGTTCTACGAATCTTGCGCCCTCCATCCTGCATTCCGGGAGCTCATCCCTACCTACATCGGTACCCTCTCGTCTGCAGGCGACAAGCAACagccacaacaacaaccgtcCCTCGCAGTCCCCGCCGCCGCAGACACCCCGCAGTCCGACCCGACAGGCACGCCTACGGTAAAACCAGCCTCCCCCTACGGGCGAAAAATCGATACTGAGTTGTCGATTGTGCTGGAGAATATAGCCGCTGGGTTCAAGAGGCCGAATGTGTTGGATGTCAAGTTGGGAGCGCGGCTCTGGGCAGATGATGCCCGGCCGGAGAAGCGCGCTAAGCTAGATTCCGTTTCTCAGCAGACGACTAGCTCGAGTCTTGGGCTCCGGATTTGCGGTATGAAAGTGTATACCGGTGAGAATGGAGAGAGCGACGAGGGTGGTCTTACCAATCCGTACGATGCGAAGCATGAagggagggaggggaagaagggcgAGGTCGTTGAGAAGGACGGCTTCAAGCGCTACGATAAGTGGTACGGACGGTCGTTAACCGAGGGTAATGTCAAGGAAGGCTTCGAGGCCTTCTTCGCTGGTGCGAAGCTGGGCGGCGTGGACCGCTCGAAGCTCATCGCGAAACGGGTAATTGAGGAGCTGAAGCGTGTGCAACAGACGCTTGAAGCGGAGGAGAGCAGGATGTACTCCGCCAGCGTTCTGATCGTCTACGAAGGTGACCCGGAAGCGCTGGAGCACGCgcttgaggaggaaaagaaggctTTGGACAAACCACCAACGCaggatgacgacgaggaaggcgaggatgaagaagtgaGCTTAGAAGAGCTCCAGCAGGATGGTACCCTGCAACTAGTTGATGTCAACAACCTGGGGCAAGCTGGAATTCCCCAGCAAGCCATCAACATCCCCATCGATCCCAGCACCGTTGCAGACCTCggtgacgaggacgacgaggaggaggatgtcCCGAAGGTTTATGACCTTCGTTTGATCGACTTTGCCCACGCCCAGTGGACTCCAGGCCAGGGACCTGACGAGAACTCGCTTCGGGGTGTGCGGAACTTGATCAAGGTTCTCGACGGGATTGTTGAATGAGGAATTCATCTTTCCATCTCGTCTTTTATGGTTGGTCTTGGACGGTGTGGATAGTCGCTGGTGGCTTGTACACGATTTACGATAGGTATCTAGTGTTCGATGTCATTATACAAAGCATTGGATATAGACGAGGGCGCAATGAAGACATTCTTTTACTATTAGTTTCGAAATACTTCCGCTATGCTATGTTCTGTTGTGCACACAACTATGCAGTGCTTACATAATTCGGAACAATTTGAACAAAAGATCCATATCGCAAACACTCCGCAGACAACACTCGAAGCAATACAGACCATTGCCAAAATGTTCCCTACTCGCGCGCTCTTTGCGCGGTCGGTCTGGAAGGGTAAGTTTGCAGGTTCGAATTGAGCTAGGAGCCCAGCGCTAACATTCTGAACTCGCAGGCCCGAATATCGTTCCGTATGTCCATTCCCACACCTGCACCTGCACCTCCGCTCCCAATTCCACGAGGAATTCCATGGACAATTGAACAACTCGAATATATACTAACAAAAGATGATAGCCTTCCTCTCCCCCGCCAAGTCCCCCCACCACCGAACCACCCTCCGATCAAGACGCAAAAGCGAGCCGCAACCATCCTCCCGAACTTTGTGGGCCTGAAATTCGCCGTGCATAATGGGAAGACGTACCATGAGGTCGTAATTACCGAGGAGATGGTTGGGAGGAAGCTGGGGGAGTATGTTCCGTATGTATACCTTGGAGATGATATGGGGATTGGGATGGAGGAGAAAGCTGACTGGTTATAGCACGCGGAAGAGGTTCACGTATAAGCTGTCGAAGAACAAATAGTGGTTTTATATGGGTTGGTTATAATTTGGGTGTAATGCGATGGTTATGCTCGCCTGAAGACCGAGCTGGATGCATTCTGTTTCTGGCGTTTGACACGAATGTATACCTATTTCATGTGTCTATGTTAAATTATGGGAGTTTTCATGGGATTGTCACTTGTATTGCATTCTGGGCCTACTTTCTATGTAACCTCCCAAACGCCACCATTATTGCAGTATTTGATGCAGGTATCTTTTGTCCTTAACCGTATGTACGCCAAACCAGCATAGAgccaaagaaaaacagaCACAACCATAGTATCGCctagcaaaaaaaaaaaaaaactatcGATAAAACTCCCCCCTCTTAACACTGACCCCATACTCCCCAACCGCCATCCCCAAATCCTCCATCGTAAGCACCGTCCGTCCCTGCCCAGACCCCCCACTCCCACCACCCCCAAAACCAGGCCTCTGAATCCCCAAATGCGTCCCCGCCTTCCCCTTCCCAGACTCCCCGGACACACCAGCACCGCCGCCCGCAGCACCGGCTCCTGCACCGGCCCCAGGGACCAGACCAGAGGCCGCGTTCAGGCTGCCCATGGGGTTACTCGCGGAGGAGCTGTTGGAGGCACGGATACGGGCGTATTGGTAGGAGTCCGCGGCGATGTCGGCGATGAATTTCTGGGCggcgagggagaggaggCGCGCGAGGTGTGGTGGTGTTTGGTTGGGGCCGTGGCCGGGGGGTGGAAGGCCGGCCAGGGTGAGGTAGTGGGCTGTTACGGCGTCGGGGATCTTTAAAATCATTAGCTACCACACATATCACAATAAAAGGGCGAGGAAGGAAGGGGAACGTACAATAGGCGCATAATCATCCATCTTCCCCAAAAATTCTTTGAGACTGGTCTCCTTCTTCGACGGCGCGGCCGCCGCAGCGAGCGCATCGACCGACGTAGGAACAGCCTCCTGCAACGGATTCCCCAGCCCATCATTCCCTCCTTCCCTGTTCGCGTTGGCAGCAGCGCCAGCCGTATTCTCGCTGTTGTTCATATCGATGTCTTCCTGCTCGATCGCGACGTCCAGATCCGGATTGGTCGCGTCGGGCTCCTGCTTTACTGATGTTTCTGTCTGCGGTTGCGGTTCGGATTGTCCCTGTGCTTGTGCTTGTTGCTGGTCTTGCGATTCGGTTGTTTGCGATGGGGGCTGCGAGAATGACGCCTGCGGCTGCACgggaggttgttgttggtcgGCCATGGTGTGTGAGTGGCCAGTCGGGAGTGGTGAAAAATGCGATAGGGTGTGACACAGCGGGGATGAGGGGACAAGGAATATCCCTGTTTGTGTTTGGGCGAATAAATGTGAGTTGTATGGTGTTCGTGTTGTGGTTGACTGGGAGTATGAAGATGGAGGCGTGATGCCAGGGAGCGGAGAATTGCTGCTTTCGGACCGACTCGATCAAAGAGTACAAGTAGAGGACACTGCGACTACAGAGCATTTAGTGCGTATTCACTCGAATAGAACATGAATTAATTCGCTGTAACTTGAATAAATTACATGCCCAATCTGATCATTCTGGTAATATAGATAATTTTACAataatagaaaagaaaaacaacgCTCCTGAACCAAATTCAAGCAAACAGCTAATAAACGCACGAAACCCCCAGAAATATATCCAATTAATCAATACCCTACTGTCCCATATGCATTCCCGAGTTGAGTTGATcctgatgttgatggtgttgaggCTGCCCGAATGACTCGCCATGCACCTCCTGACCGAGAGTTTGCATGAGATTCTGTTCGGCGGTCTGGTCAAACTGATTGTCGTGGTGActcggaggaagaggagacgCAGACATCGTCGCTTCGTGGCCATGATTGATAGCAACGGGTTGAGAGTGTGCGCCCGCGAGGGCCATCATTCCCTTGATTCCTTCGACGTGCGCTTTGTCCTCTTCGCCCTGCTTCTTCTGTCGCTCCCGTGCTTCGCGCTTGGCTGCCTGAGCGGGTGCACGAGTCTTCAGTTCACCTGTGACGAACTTGAGATAGTACGGGACTTCGATGCCGCTCTTCAGGAAGAACAGTTTGAGGTTACGAGCTTTGTCCTTGAGTTGGACCTGGTTGCGGTCTTTCAATGCTTCACTGATAGTTCCTCCGGGACCGAACATGGCAAGGATCTGACTCCAGTGTGGTCCCTTGACCCGATCCAGGCCGGCCATCAGGGCATTTTCCTCCTCAGTCGTCCACGGCCGCCGTTGGCTTGGTAAGCCGGATTTGCGGCTACTTGGTGATGACTTCGCCGATGCGGCCATGCGAGCACGCTCGTACAGCACTTGCGTAGGCTGAGACTGAGAGTAGTGAGGGATGCCAGGCATGTAACCATGATTAGCAGGCGCGCCAGGGCCAGGTGTTGGCCGACCGGACATGGGCGCGCCGTGGTTGTAGTGCTGGAAGTTGGCCTGGAGAGGACTTTGCTGGAAAGTCAATTGTCCTGGCGGTTGCTGATGTTGTTGCTGTGGCTGGTATCCCTGTGGAACTGGACTTTGTGAATAGGAGTGTTGAGGTGGCGGCATAGAATAGCTGGGAGGAACCTGTCCTGGTTGCTGCTGAGGCTGGCTCTGCTGTGGCGGGTGATATGGCTGGGGTTGTTGGCCCGGCTGTGGTGGTTGTGGCTGCGGTGGCGCTTGTGGTTgcggctgttgctgttgctgttgttgctgctgggaCTGTTGTTGGGAGCGTCTCAGTCCATGACCTTGCAAGGCAATCTGGGCCGCACGAGCGGCACGAGCAACAAGGTCACCATGCATATTCTTGTCGACGGGGACATCTGGTGGCTGTGGAGCAACAGAAAATTGACTCTGCAGAGGAGCGCCCTGGTTCTCTTGTGCATCTCCACTTGACTGGGATGGTTGTCGCCCCTTGGTTGCTTTTTTGGTCTGTGTCTGAACATTAGCACGAGCTGTCTAAACAGATGAAGATAAACAAACCTGCTGGTGGCTTATGGAATCAAAATTCTTGGTAATATAAGAGCTCAAGTCCCGTAGGAAATCCTCCCAGTGGTACTTGTCCGGTAAAGCTTTGAGCGCTTCTTCATTGTTAATATCAGCAAGAAGGATATCACGACGAGATGCTGCCCGCTTCGCAAAGTCCGCTTCGCTTGGAGCCAACGCGCGATTCGCAGTGTGTCTCTCCATCAGACGCTGTTCGAGGTCTTCGGGAAACAAATCAAATAGGATCTCGGTTCTTGTTCTTTCATTGCTGTTCATCGAGGCGATAAATGCCTGGGTCTTGAGTTCCAGGAACAACGCACCCTGGACCTTGAGCAGACGGCCACCTTCCGGAACAAAAACGTCGATGAAATTTTCGTTCAGCTCGGAGAAGCCAATCTCCTGGGTGCCGAAGATGCTCGACACGAACGAGGCCAGGTTCGCCTTTCGAATGACATCAACTTGGGCGGGTTCTGTGAGCTCAAGCTCCACAGGCGAAAGGAAGGATTTCTTGGTCGAGTAAACCTTCTTTGTGTGGTCGAATAGGGAACGCATGGTCGCATaggcttgtccattctcggATTCGGGTTCGGAAACGAGGGAGGTAATGTCCTGATAGGAAGACTTGGCAAGCAGAGATAGAATTTGCGTGGACTGCACCAAAGTCGCGTAAGCATTCAGTGATGGGTAAAGATTTCAGAACACATAGCCATACCAAGTTGTCCAGGATAGGAAGACTCTGAATCTTGAGGTGAGAGTTTGCCTTGACAAACACCACGCCCTTGGGAACCTCCTGGTTCGACGTGTCCTCGCCCAGCTGCTGCTCTCCCATTGCACACTGTTCTTCGACCCGTTCGGCATGATTCATAATGCTTGAGATCACTGTAGCCATATCCGTATCCATGTCAGTGCCCGTACCAGGGGCCGTGGCGCTCTCTGCAGAGTTCTCACTCTGGCTGGGGCCATTATCGGCCGGACGTTCATTGGGGTCGACCATGCCCGCGCCCAACGCCGAGGCTAGCTCCTCCTCAATTTGATTCCCTGCTGTGTCATGTGGCAACCGAGTTGGTTGTGTTGAGAAGGGCGTATCGTCATCTTCGGGTTCgatcttgcgcttcttcgaTGCGCGAGGGGAGATTGATCCGTGTTCATCGTTTTCGAGGGGGTGGGACTGTTTCACGTCGGCTATACGCGTAGAAAAGTGAATAGGAAACGTCAGTAACTATGTCAGACTCGACGCAGACAATTGGACTGCTTTTATCTTGTTGGATTCTCCATATCGAAGTAGATCTAGGGCGCAGCTAGGCGCGGCGACAGGACACGACTCACCTTTGTCATCGACCGGAGCAGAAGGTGATGGAGGCACATCGGAAGGGTCTTGGCCATCGATAGACGGCCTTGCACCTCGAGTATTCACCATTGTAGGCGAGTCAAGATGGAATGAGTTAGGATCTCGACTTCCAAGAGCAGAAATGAGGGCTTAGGGGTAGGGCGGGAGCGTAGGGCTTTTTTAggggaaaagagagaagttGAAGCGCGTTGCGGAGAAGGTGGAAGAATTTTCGCCGGCGGTCGGGGAAAGCCGGGATCAGTCACCAGTACACTTCAATGCTCTGGatattttgtgttgactctACATAGCTTCTTCCTTTACGAGTATGAATTTACTTTGGAATGCGGTTGTTAATTCTCtgctctgtactccgtacgggtACGGGGTGGTTGGCGAGTCGGTGTGATGCCTGGGTGGTTCCTATATGCCTGAGGCGACAAATGGATAGTTAACTAACTTATAACTAACTATTCTCCGGCGTCATCTTCCACTGCTATGTGGACGACATGCCAGAACGGACTTCTACGCAGTACCTTTTTGGTGCGATATGTTCAGGATTACCCTGCTTTGCCGGTGTTCCCATCACTGTTGCAGCTAGATGACAACTTTTTTTATTAGCGACTGCCGACATTGTTGCACTGCTTACTCTATGCGTCATAGATCACCTTGCCTTATATACTGGCCATTGCAACAGTTTGACGTGCTCCATATGCGTGTACCTTTTAGGAATCCGTGGATAAAGTCGAATCGGAAAATAAGGGAGACAGATAACGGGAATGAATATGGAAATGAATACAGAGGGTGCTCTTTATATGAAATGGTCATATTGTGCCATTGATGCCATTGGTGCTTTG
This region of Aspergillus chevalieri M1 DNA, chromosome 4, nearly complete sequence genomic DNA includes:
- the ZTA1 gene encoding quinone oxidoreductase family protein (COG:Q;~EggNog:ENOG410PFIW;~InterPro:IPR013154,IPR013149,IPR036291,IPR011032, IPR020843,IPR002364;~PFAM:PF00107,PF08240,PF13602;~go_function: GO:0008270 - zinc ion binding [Evidence IEA];~go_function: GO:0016491 - oxidoreductase activity [Evidence IEA];~go_process: GO:0055114 - oxidation-reduction process [Evidence IEA]), encoding MSLRSLSRSLLRPMSMSTPTTTRLAAVHSHLQHTNTPLTTPHQTRPKTTTTMSSPTTMKAIEITQTGGPEVLSYKTDHPVPQPVEGQVLVQNSISGINYIDTYFRTGLYPSPKPEILGREGVGAIVSLGPGADSYGFKVGDRVAWLGTGGYAEYTAVPAAKAVKVPEGISDEDVMAGFLSGLTVLTLVKETYPVQKGETVLVHAAAGGAGSLMVQVLKSIGANVIGTAGGEVKCALAQSLGADTVIDYRAEDWVSKVKEVTGGKGVDVVYDSVGKDTWEGALEVIKRKGTIVWFGNASGPVPPLPIQKLSPKNLKVARPQLFGYIETREEYEFYTNELFALLKSGQLKVKVHNVYPLEQAAQAHIDLEGRKTTGKPLLKP
- a CDS encoding uncharacterized protein (COG:S;~EggNog:ENOG410PQIH;~InterPro:IPR018606;~PFAM:PF09692;~go_component: GO:0033167 - ARC complex [Evidence IEA];~go_process: GO:0031047 - gene silencing by RNA [Evidence IEA]); protein product: MEVPGDSQIQSQGLRIRTVTNDNPQPDSPKEDTRSAADPSQQLRVGDADEEGNEENNITVDWVHPTRQEKKKKWRSKKSKSKRGRTKPTGFEEYYVDAPITPEQYSQERDIYDETRPIIHRMEDAILRFQKNRRIESDRREIFTKYLAYGGVDVGPKMFGGVDDHDLREMDNEEILLTRGQASIAQERADLVIDFNAVVKGYLTSYFPYYFNPESEDMIKMAIVTIRNFLSYLMYHDVCPEYNANIDEARKSCDIAGKELWRNQQLTAKSPGDFNRASSTLFGGFFFDNYVEDDQWLNPKDDTVRMTNEIARKVVKFALVGAGTDEQAHRFQRLANENSLRAMRIEDIDGFEVTAVIMPDDDTREFYEHHASDLHPIGRLLGKAYRDPGKPVYDLSPEERKEWESGNQPVDEFEFFLEEDLLKECYPGMKVITSVFELNCGLHFFDEIFTAYSSVYTVLVNDLMFGWKKPKDLVNGEDTEDKDEDGKGESGARNEEQEAEDCI
- a CDS encoding inositol polyphosphate multikinase (COG:I,K,T;~EggNog:ENOG410QDKF;~InterPro:IPR005522;~PFAM:PF03770;~go_function: GO:0016301 - kinase activity [Evidence IEA];~go_process: GO:0032958 - inositol phosphate biosynthetic process [Evidence IEA]) → MPSPSKSETLEHDNFVAFDHAAAGHDGVRCTLSGSLIAKPCTPAEVEFYESCALHPAFRELIPTYIGTLSSAGDKQQPQQQPSLAVPAAADTPQSDPTGTPTVKPASPYGRKIDTELSIVLENIAAGFKRPNVLDVKLGARLWADDARPEKRAKLDSVSQQTTSSSLGLRICGMKVYTGENGESDEGGLTNPYDAKHEGREGKKGEVVEKDGFKRYDKWYGRSLTEGNVKEGFEAFFAGAKLGGVDRSKLIAKRVIEELKRVQQTLEAEESRMYSASVLIVYEGDPEALEHALEEEKKALDKPPTQDDDEEGEDEEVSLEELQQDGTLQLVDVNNLGQAGIPQQAINIPIDPSTVADLGDEDDEEEDVPKVYDLRLIDFAHAQWTPGQGPDENSLRGVRNLIKVLDGIVE
- the RSM19 gene encoding mitochondrial 37S ribosomal uS19m domain-containing protein (COG:J;~EggNog:ENOG410PR40;~InterPro:IPR002222,IPR020934,IPR023575;~PFAM:PF00203;~go_component: GO:0005840 - ribosome [Evidence IEA];~go_function: GO:0003723 - RNA binding [Evidence IEA];~go_function: GO:0003735 - structural constituent of ribosome [Evidence IEA];~go_process: GO:0006412 - translation [Evidence IEA]), which translates into the protein MLCSVVHTTMQCLHNSEQFEQKIHIANTPQTTLEAIQTIAKMFPTRALFARSVWKGPNIVPLPLPRQVPPPPNHPPIKTQKRAATILPNFVGLKFAVHNGKTYHEVVITEEMVGRKLGEYVPTRKRFTYKLSKNK
- a CDS encoding putative TFIID and and SAGA complex TAF10 subunit (COG:K;~EggNog:ENOG410PNVU;~InterPro:IPR003923;~PFAM:PF03540;~go_component: GO:0005634 - nucleus [Evidence IEA];~go_process: GO:0006352 - DNA-templated transcription, initiation [Evidence IEA]), whose protein sequence is MADQQQPPVQPQASFSQPPSQTTESQDQQQAQAQGQSEPQPQTETSVKQEPDATNPDLDVAIEQEDIDMNNSENTAGAAANANREGGNDGLGNPLQEAVPTSVDALAAAAAPSKKETSLKEFLGKMDDYAPIIPDAVTAHYLTLAGLPPPGHGPNQTPPHLARLLSLAAQKFIADIAADSYQYARIRASNSSSASNPMGSLNAASGLVPGAGAGAGAAGGGAGVSGESGKGKAGTHLGIQRPGFGGGGSGGSGQGRTVLTMEDLGMAVGEYGVSVKRGEFYR
- the TBF1 gene encoding putative MYB DNA binding protein (Tbf1) (COG:K;~EggNog:ENOG410PG9K;~InterPro:IPR013867,IPR001005,IPR009057,IPR017930;~PFAM:PF08558;~go_function: GO:0042162 - telomeric DNA binding [Evidence IEA];~go_function: GO:0042803 - protein homodimerization activity [Evidence IEA]); this translates as MVNTRGARPSIDGQDPSDVPPSPSAPVDDKADVKQSHPLENDEHGSISPRASKKRKIEPEDDDTPFSTQPTRLPHDTAGNQIEEELASALGAGMVDPNERPADNGPSQSENSAESATAPGTGTDMDTDMATVISSIMNHAERVEEQCAMGEQQLGEDTSNQEVPKGVVFVKANSHLKIQSLPILDNLSTQILSLLAKSSYQDITSLVSEPESENGQAYATMRSLFDHTKKVYSTKKSFLSPVELELTEPAQVDVIRKANLASFVSSIFGTQEIGFSELNENFIDVFVPEGGRLLKVQGALFLELKTQAFIASMNSNERTRTEILFDLFPEDLEQRLMERHTANRALAPSEADFAKRAASRRDILLADINNEEALKALPDKYHWEDFLRDLSSYITKNFDSISHQQTKKATKGRQPSQSSGDAQENQGAPLQSQFSVAPQPPDVPVDKNMHGDLVARAARAAQIALQGHGLRRSQQQSQQQQQQQQQPQPQAPPQPQPPQPGQQPQPYHPPQQSQPQQQPGQVPPSYSMPPPQHSYSQSPVPQGYQPQQQHQQPPGQLTFQQSPLQANFQHYNHGAPMSGRPTPGPGAPANHGYMPGIPHYSQSQPTQVLYERARMAASAKSSPSSRKSGLPSQRRPWTTEEENALMAGLDRVKGPHWSQILAMFGPGGTISEALKDRNQVQLKDKARNLKLFFLKSGIEVPYYLKFVTGELKTRAPAQAAKREARERQKKQGEEDKAHVEGIKGMMALAGAHSQPVAINHGHEATMSASPLPPSHHDNQFDQTAEQNLMQTLGQEVHGESFGQPQHHQHQDQLNSGMHMGQ